Within Streptomyces sp. SS1-1, the genomic segment CCGGGGTGCTGGCGTCGGGCGCGTGGATGCGTTCCGCCTTCAGCGACCTGCGCTTCGCCGTCGAGGACATCGCCCACCAGGACGAGCAGGTGTGGGTGCGCCTGCGCATGCAGGGCCGTCACACCGGCCCGTTCGTGAAGTTCCGCCACGGCGGCCTCGACCAGGCGATACCGCCCACGGGGCGCGAGATCGACTTCGAGCAGATCCATGTGCTCGGTCTGCGCGACGGCAAGGTGGTCTCGCACGAAGCGGTCCGCGACGACATCACGATGCTCGGGCAGCTGGGCGTGTTCCCGCCGGAGCCGGCCGGCATGCTCCGCATGGCCGGATGGCGGCTGACCGGGCGCGCCAAGCGGGCCGCGCAGGCCGTCACCACCCAGGCCGCCGAGGCTGCCGCCCTGGCGCAGCCGACCCCCGCATAACGCTTCGAAGTCACGCGATTACGTAAGGTGCG encodes:
- a CDS encoding ester cyclase — translated: MGMDASELGHGLFRILATGDRALAANVVHPDFRNREAAVSPKACSIPGPAGVLASGAWMRSAFSDLRFAVEDIAHQDEQVWVRLRMQGRHTGPFVKFRHGGLDQAIPPTGREIDFEQIHVLGLRDGKVVSHEAVRDDITMLGQLGVFPPEPAGMLRMAGWRLTGRAKRAAQAVTTQAAEAAALAQPTPA